The sequence TCTATAAACTGTGCACATGGAGGAGGTCGGAGAGATAATGTGGAGCAAATGAATGGAGAGACTTttagcagaggaggagaagcttgaAGATGATCTGGAATTTACGGATTTGATGCGAGTTGAGTCCATGACACCGAGGTTGAGAACCTCTGTCTTCAGGCTGTTTAGTTGGAGCAGGATAGAAACCAACCAAGATTTGATTTCCTGTAAACAATGTAATGATTTGTgcctttttaaaagtaaatgacTAGAACTGAACGTCAGTGTGCAGTGATCCTGTACATTTTCCATTTCCTCAAAGAAATCTAATCACTTTCCATCACAATCACATATTTGTCCTCCATGAGTGCAATAATTATAGTTTAAAGTTAACCAAAAGTAACCAAATAACCAAAACCTTTCACACCAACTACATCAACCTCAGCAGTATTATACACAGACTGTATGTGATTATGGGATGGATGTTCATTTGtcctcatacatttttaaaatggcatcttctGTTGGGGTTTGTTTACACAACACTATTTGCATAAAAGACTCATAACTACAACAAACTAACACTAAAatctaaactaaaataaaaaactactaaaaacgagcaaacctgctctaaaaattgaattgaactaaTTTTAAAGACTAAAACTATTCTAACCTTGCATGGATGAGTGCAGCTTTAATGACCtcaaatagagctgaaacaatgactcgcTTAATTGATCACTAAATtgatcgtcaactattttgatgaccGATGTATCGTTTTGAAGgtttattcatgattaaaacaagattttcctAATTCctattcttaaatgtgaacattttcttcatttctttgctccatagaaacaaagacatcattcgatgacaaaaacaagacatttgagaacatcatttccaggtttgatcaacatgttgaatgttttatggaccaaacgattactttcatcatgaaaataaaagaatcgttagttgcagctctaatctcaATTCTCAGCTAAACTGTTAGCTTCGCCTGTCAGTTTGTACTCAGGGCGCTACCGATCAGCGCAACGTCATCTTCCTGCGACGTCCGTGTTTCGCTGCCTCGCGCACGCGTCTGCGTGGTTTGAATGTTGTTAAAAACGCTTGAAACGCGTTTTCTCTCGGTTTTTGACGgcagtttaaaaccacaatggCGTCGAAGCGAAACCAAGACGAGAGCAGCAACGCGAACAcgaagaaaaaacacaagcgGAGCGAAGAGAGAGCACAACTTAGCTCTGTGGTGGATGACGAGCAGGTGAAGAAGCGCGTGAAGGAGGCGTGGAGCCGCAAGAGCAGCTGCATTCTGGGTAAGGAGGGGCGTGGTCAACAATCAAACTCACAAACAAGAGTCGCTGCAGAAACAGAACAACTTCTATAAAGTGAttaaacacaagtaaacaagtaCATTTCTAAATGTCGATCTGTGAATGTAGCAGTTTGACTGCGAGGACATAAGTCCAGCTAGAACCTTTGAACAGGTTTTGTTAAACTTGTGCAGGGGATCTGGAGTTGGACTCTCAACCTTTCCCTCACTGCGTCATCAAGAACTTTCTGGGCAGCGAGGCCTTCGTAGAAAACCTGCAGCGAGAACTTCTGGGGCTCAACTTCCATGAGAAATCAAATGATCTTTACAAATTTAAACAGGCAATTATCAAACCAgacttctaataataataataataataataataataataacagcagtgtTGCTAAGGGTTTGTGTATTTATGGTCTCTGTTGTGTTGGTCCAGTCAGACGACctgaagacgaggacagagccACACATCGCAGGACTCAGGTgagatgtttgtcttttttgtatttttgatttctttgtacCGCTGCTACGATGACCCAGTTTCCCCTCGGGGACAAATCAAGTTTTCTCTCGATCTATCTTCAATGTTACGTCCTGGACCTTCAATGTTTTTAGGGTCCACCGTCGTCAGTGTTCACAGTTCTTCTTAAAAGCCTCAACAATGGCTGCATTCCATTTCCCTGAGTCAGAACAAGGACATGTTCACTGCTGTGATTACTGAGATATTTAGTGGAATGCAGCCATTGTTGAAGTTATTCTTCACACCTGTGAGTCTGCAGTGAGGTCGGTCGGTCATATCGAtcgtttcttttttaaaccgCGTCGCAGAATCAGGTCTCGCTCACTGAAGGCATCAGTTTATAATctgaataaacatgtttatgagAACATTATGATAGAATAATTCTGACATCATGTGACGTCTGTCTCTTAATGAGGTGATGAACATGAAATGATTTCCACAgcggagacagacagacagacggacagaatGGAGGAGATTTCACCTCTGTTATGATCATGGATGAATCAGTGATAATTTATGGTCACagcaaaatgtcaaagtgtGCTTTGAGGCAGTGGAGCAGTGTTTGTGCCTCTGTTTTCAGGACGGCTCTGTTCGGACCGTTCCGCTCCTGGCTTGGTGAAGTGTTGGGGGTGGAGCTGGAACCCACGGTGGATATTTCCTGTGCCAAATATGAATACACAGGTGACTTTTTAATGCTCCCTGTGAGGAATAAACATCTGTGTTGACTGGTGAGCTCATTATTGTGTCGCCCACACAGATGTTCTGTTGTGTCATGACGATGAATTGGAGGGAAGACGCGTTGCTTTCATTCTCTATCTGGTGCCTCAGTGGCAGAGCAGCGATGGAGGAAACCTGGACCTTTTTACAACAGATGGTGACTCTGCTGCTTTATGTTAAAGTCTGTTTCTCTATAAAATCAGTCAAACATCTATTTTCCTCCTCAGATCATTTCCAGCCACAGACAATAGTGAAGTCCATCGTGCCCTCGTGGAACACACTCGCCCTCTTTGAGGTTTCTCCAGTGTCCTTTCACCAGGTAACAATGACATCACTTCACCTGTAACCCATGAATGTGTCCACGTCATGTTAGAGATACATGTATGAGGGATTATTACTTTATACTGTAAGAGCAAAAATATTGAAATACATTAACATTCATTTCACATTGATGCCTTTTTGTCAGTGATAATACAGTGTTAAACAtgttataacataataatacaataaacatgttatagtaatacagtaaacatgttataacataataatacaacataataataataatacagtaaatatgttatgctataataataatacagtaaacatgttataatataataatacaataaacatgttataatataatacagtaaacatgttataatataataataataatacagttaatatgttatgttataataataatacagtaaacatgttataatataataatacaataaacatgttgtaatataatacagtaaacatgttataatataataatacaacatgttatgttataataatacagtaaacatGTTATAAGGTAAACgtgacatgtaataataatacagtaaacatgttataacataataataataatacagttaatatgttatgttataataataatacagtcaacatgttataatataataatacaataaacatgttataatataatacagtaaacatgttataatataataatacaacatgttatgttataataatacagtaaacatgttataatataataatacagtaaacatgttataataatacagtaaacatGTTATAAGGTAAACGTGACATgttataataatacagtaaacatgttataataatacagtaaacatGTTATAAGGTAAACGTGACATGtaataatacagtaaacatgttattatataataatacagtaaacatGGTATAATAAGGTAAACATGATATGTTATAATACAGTAAACATGTTATGTTATAATACAGTAAACATGTTATAAGGTAAACgtgacatgtaataataatacagtaaacatgttataataatacagtaaacgtgttattatataataatacagtaaacatGGTATAATAAGGTAAACATGATAGGTTATAATACAGTAAACATgttataatacaataatacagaTATAACAAAtgatatttgtgttgttgttgttgttgtccaggTGTCAGAGGTTTTGTCACAGGACAGATGTCGTCTGTCTCTGAGCGGCTGGTTTCATGGAGCGTCACTGGAGCGTCCTCCTCGACACCTGGAGCTCCCCGTCCTGAGGAGCCCACATTTACCAAGAGAcgtgagtttgtttgttgttgtgtgtgattTCACCCTCACTGACGTCAGCAGGTAACAGGAAgtgtcctcctctgctgctcgtGTTGACAGGAGACTCTGCTGCTGGAGTGGATCAATCCACTTTACCTGGACGTTTCCTATCAAGAGCAGATTCAGCAGGAGTTTGAGGACAGCTCTGAAATTCAGCTCAAAGACTTCCTCAGGGTAAAGAGCGCGTGTTCGCTTCATTTCTCCACAGGTTCTTGagataaatgatgtgtttgtcttCAGGAGGACAGGTTCAGAGAAGTGGACGAAGCTCTGAGACTCTCTCACATTCAGTGGACTAGGAGAGGTCCACCCAACAAAAGGTGACAGTTCACAGATGATTTGTAACACCATCTAAACACTGATGTCCTgctccctctgtcctcatctaAACACTGATGTCCTGCTCCTTGTGTCCTCATCTAAACACTGATGTCCTgctccctctgtcctcatctaAACACTGATGTCCTGCTCCTTGTGTCCTCATCTAAACACTGATGTCCTGCTCCTTCTGTCAGATGTTATGAAGCAGCTTCTCTGGACGCACTGCCTCACTGTGTCTCCTCCTGCCTGGAGCTGCTGCGCTCAGAAGCTTTCTTCCTCTTACTCTCCAACTTCACTGGCCTTCGACTCCACTTCCTGTGtcctgctgatgatgatgatgatgatgatgatgatgatgaggatgaggaggaggagaagaaagaagagaaggatGACGATGAAGAAGATGCAGGAGATGGAGAAGCCACAGGATCTGCAACTGAGGCCCAGAGCACagacaaaggtgtgtgtgtgtgtgtgtgtgtgtgtaggtgttgttgacctgcgtgtgtgtgtgtgtggtgttgttgaCCTGTGTGTAGGTGTtgttgacctgtgtgtgtgtgtgtaggtgttgttgacctgtgtgtgtgtgtgtgtgtgtgtgtgtgtgtgtaggtgttgttgacctgtgtgtgtgtgtgtaggtgttgttgaccctgtgtgtgtgtgtgtgtgtgtgtgtgtaggtgttgttgacctgtgtgtgtgtgtgtgtgtgtgtgtgtgtgtgtgtgtgtgtgtgtgtgtgtgtgtgtgtgtgtgtgtgtgtgtgtgtaggtgttgttgacctgtgtgtgtaggtgttgttgacctgtgtgtgtgtgtgtgtgtgtgtgtgtgtgttttgtgcagagCTCAGTTCACCTCTATGTTGTGGTGAGTTGCGTCGATGGTCTCATGGCAGCTACACTCTGTTACATGATGCAGAAGCAGCTCGTGCAGAGTTTGCTCTGGATCTGCTTTTACCTTTTGGCTGTGCAGgtaagtgtgcacacacacacacacacacacacacacacacacacacacacacacagtgtcagtgttgtgagtgtgttgtgttcacagaCTGGCAGTCAGAGTTTGGAGGCTTCACGTGTTATGTTGCtaatgaggaggatgaagaggtgaGTGTGAAGTCATGCAGTCATACCTGTGTCATCGtcgtcatcttcatcttcttcttcttcatcttcttcacaGCTTCTGACCATGTCTCCAGAGGATAACTCCCTGGCCCTCGTgtacagagacaaagagacgcTGAAGTTTGTCAAGCATGTCAACCACAGAAGTTTGAGCTGCAGATACTTTcatgacttttcttttgtttactttgaataaacacaaacatttgtccAACATGTGGCTTTATTTACGTTCTTTCTTtacactttaaatataaatatcacacacatcATTCACTACACCTTCATTTTGCTCTTTtcatacatgaacacacacatcactgccacacaatcaccactgcaacacaatcaccactgcCACTCAATCACCACTGCCACACAATcaccactgcaacacaatcATACTGCCACACAATCATCACTGCCACACAAtgcaacacaatcaccactgcacaatcaccactgcaacacaatcaccactgcCACAATCACCACTCAATCACtgcaacacaatcaccactgcaacacaatcaccactgcCACAATCACCACTGCAACAATCACCACTGCCACACAATCACCACTGCCACACAATCACCACTGCCACACAATcaccactgcaacacaatcaccactgcaacacaatcaccactgcaacacaatcaccactgccacacaatcaacacaatcaccactgcaacacaatcAATACTGCACACAATCATCACtgcaacacaatcaccactgcCACAATcaccactgcaacacaatcaccactgccacacaatcaccactgccacacaatcaccactgcaacacaatcaccactgccacacaatcaccactgccacacaatcaccactgccacacaatcatcacatgttagtaaaaacatgttaatgaaTCAAAATCTAACGTTAATAAATAAGCAGATATTTTAGAAAAATGTAGTGAAATACTCAATAAGTAAAAATGCCACTATTCTGATCTCATTTTACTtgagtacaagtaaaagtactgctCTAAAATTGTACTgattaaaattttaaatgtaaaaatgtaagttaaagtaaaacagtaaaatcagagtaaagttacttagttactttttaacaaggttgttttttgtcttgtgtcgtgcaaaaagaaCACAAATTATTTGTCTGAACAGTAACAGATGAAGTACAATACTTCCAAATCAACATACTAGTAAATTTACTTCTACTCAAAAGGTACAAGTAGTacaagtagtagtagtatatatatatatatatatatatatatatatatatatatatatatatacatatacacacacacatacacacagtatatgagTATATGTGAATGAAGAAGGGAAACAACATGGAAACATTCACAAGTATATGTTTGTGAAACATGGAGATAAACACATATTTAGacatggacaaacacaggaaagagtctgtctgtctgtgagtctgtctgtctgtctgtctgtcctccctcctcctgtaatctttaaatgaacgtgtttgtgtttgttcctgAACAGTTTCTCCTTCATGtgaatatttacagtaaaaaaaacatttccttcctgtcatgactttttttcccctcgtgCTGAttactctgaccaatcagagagcGTCTTGATTTGCGCTAAGCCAATGGGAGGCAAGTAGGTTGTCAGTGGGTGTGGCCTGTGAGGAGGAAGCGTCGGCGAAAACTTGAACGTAAAGTTTTGAGGTAagttttaaaactttgtttgtgttttaaagtgattttatcTTCGTGAATGAAAATCACGGAGCTCGTCTGTTCACTTCCGTATCTCTGAGCGCTTTGTTTGACTCTTTACAGCAGGTTTTACGGCACTTACGTCTGCCGTACGTGAGGTTAGCGtaactgtgacacaaacactcccttcaacttttgatcattttaacaGAAAATAATGTCTCACGCGGTGAGACATGTCCTCCGTAACTCCCCTGACAACAAACAACTGTTCTTATTCAttcagaggcacacacacacacacgagtaatatacatatatatgtatatatgtatatatgtatacatatacatatacacacacacatacatatatatacacacacacacacacatatgtatatatatacacacacacacacacacatatatatatatatatatatatatatatatatatatatatatatatatatatatatatatatatatatatacatatacacacacacacacacacacacacacacacatatataatttaaaaattGTTCCAAAACATCTGCTTGTGATTATATGGAAGTCTTTTTGGTAACTTAGCGAGCTGCTGCTCCTTAAAGGAAGAACAtgatggtggtgcagtggttatctttgttgcctcacagaaggaaagtcactagtttggtgtttgtgtgagtttcTTTTCCTCTACGACCTGACCCATGATCCTCATCTGGAGGATGCAgtggaagaagatgatgatAGATTTCTGTTCCCATCTAGAGGGAAATGGACGATAATGTAGAGGTGATACCGTCGAACGGGAGCCTGATGTTTGAGACTCTGATCACACGGAGAATCTCGTGACTTTGTTTCAGTTAATTTCAACTAAGAATTGATTTGTCAATTTGTCAAGTTGTCAAGTTGGCAGAATTGAAATGTTTccctgtttcatttttttctccatctaGTAAAATATGACAGtttatgaacaacaacaataataataataatgatgatacacagttgtcgtcgtcgttgttgcTTAAATGTTGCTTTCAACAAACAGGCGACAACATGATCGTCAGCACAAAAGAGGTCAAATCAATAATCAGTGCAAATatgttgattgtttttgtttcacctcAATGTTACACGAGCTCTCCATGGAATACTAGAGGTTGCCTTTTGGCAGCACAAGCTAAATGATATGTTTTAAGCTCCTGATGATCACTTAATCCTCATATAGCTGCTGAATTAATCTCACAGTTTActtccacagcagcagagggTAGGATCACATATAATTACATACTGGCTAAGTTGTGGAGATTCCTGTAAAGTCGGTCGCCAGCACACTGTGTATTAGTGAAATATGAGGACATGAATATAATCCAGCTCAGGAGATGCTCTTTCCACGCACAGCGCTGTGCATcctagacagacagacagacagacagacagacagaccagggggagagagagagagcttcagTGGTTCTGGGGGAGGGGACGACTGAGATTAAGCCCGTTTTTATGTAATGAAGGTTTGAAAAGGAGGTTGGGGTAAAAAAGCTAAGGGGAAACTGAGGCCACAACACAAGCAGTGAGCACAGTGAGAGTTAAACATTCTCACATTTGACTTTacagcactttcattttcaatgtTTAACAGAAACTCTGCAGTCaatgaaaatgatttcttaTACTGAActcattaaatgttttaaatgtcttctcAGTCATAATCATTAATATTGAGTCAGTGTTGAtgctaaataaaaacacttttattatcttgtagtcattattattatcatcactacAACATAAcactatgataataataataataataattgcactTTTCAAAGATTCTAAATGTTTGTATtgaaaggaacaaaaaaaagctgtcactttttataatctCAGTTTAACACTTTACTGATCTGTTACTTTTGTACTGATACTGAAACATGACTGAAGTGGAAAAAAGATTCATCTGTAACTCTGACACGTAGGTCACAGTTTCCTCCAGGTTCATTTACAGCGTCTCACACAAACGCATGATGTTTAGTGTGTttgtagcgtgtgtgtgtgtgtgtgtgtggtgcggaatgacacacacacacacacacctctctgttCATGTCTCACGTGTGTCCAGAGAATGGCGGACAAGACTGTGGATGGTGCATGGTGGACAGGATGTGCAGTTCTGTTCCTGCAGTCTCGCTGTCCCGACGTCAACCTGCTGTCGCTCTTCAAAGACCGAGAGGGAAAGTTCATCGTtttcaaagtcattaaactgacactgacaggtgagcaacacacacacacacacacacacacacacacacacacactgacaggtgaGCACcatccctgcacacacactcagtgatgAATACTGTCCATGGTCAGACTCTGCAGGAGGTCTGGGTGGTTATGAGATCCTGAAGGTCCACGACGCTGATCCCTTCCTGGGCGTGGAGGTGAAGTTTGTGGACGTGGCAGCTTGTCGGCAGTTCCTGGAGAGCTACAGCTCTGGAGCGGTGAGACAGTCTGTCTCACAGCACGCCTGTCGACTGCTCGCTCTGACACAGGAGCTGACGGTGGAGACTCAGCTGAAGGCCAGCACACACATCCTGGACCTCCACCTGGACAAGCTGGAACTTTGCCTACAGCACATCCACCTTTCACAGGTCTGTTGTTTTCACTGACTGGTTTTGACTCCGCCTGAATCTTCCTGAGGTCAGAGTCTGAGCAAGTCCATGAGTTTTCTATCTGTTATTGCCTGTGGATGTTTGATGTTAAATAATGTTCCGTTCTTGTGTACTGTGCAGCCAGAACGCCTGCGTGATGAGGAGATCGATCatctggagcagcagctgcagcgtcAGGCTCTCGGTCCGGCACCACAGTGCACCATCATCACACAGGAAGAAACTCCCGTCCCCACGAACTCCTTCAAATTTCAGAATAAAGTGTTTGGTGAGTTCACAGCCAGGTGGAAAGAATCTTTCAATCTTTCCAAATAATCTGGTTCTATAAACAAAGGTCTTCATGTAGCGGTCGTGTTTTCAAGGTGAAGACGGAGATTTGTACGTAGTTCTGTGTCGCACATGGGAAAGAGAGCGATGAGCGTGAAAAGATTTAGTTTTGAAATGCGTTTGGTTcgatcagaagaagaagaagaagaagaagaagaagaagaagaagaagaagagcgtgTGCACTCTGCTCTCATGTTCCCACTGATGACGACGTTACAGAGTCATTTATCCAGGGAGAGAATCATGatttaaaaagccttttttctaaagttattttattcactgtgTAATTCACACTAGTTTCATCATGTGCTCTTTTGTATTGTTGTGTGGACGTTTCATTTATGTAATAATCACACTTCACTTACTTACACCAATACTTTTGTGTCCGGTCTCCTTCGGCTCGTCAGAGGACCGGATGctgacagcagcagatgttCAGAACTTCTCGAACGGAGCGGGTCGTCACTGGAAACACGTGGGCCGAGCTCTGGCAA is a genomic window of Solea senegalensis isolate Sse05_10M linkage group LG7, IFAPA_SoseM_1, whole genome shotgun sequence containing:
- the ogfod1 gene encoding prolyl 3-hydroxylase OGFOD1, whose product is MASKRNQDESSNANTKKKHKRSEERAQLSSVVDDEQVKKRVKEAWSRKSSCILGDLELDSQPFPHCVIKNFLGSEAFVENLQRELLGLNFHEKSNDLYKFKQSDDLKTRTEPHIAGLRTALFGPFRSWLGEVLGVELEPTVDISCAKYEYTDVLLCHDDELEGRRVAFILYLVPQWQSSDGGNLDLFTTDDHFQPQTIVKSIVPSWNTLALFEVSPVSFHQVSEVLSQDRCRLSLSGWFHGASLERPPRHLELPVLRSPHLPRDETLLLEWINPLYLDVSYQEQIQQEFEDSSEIQLKDFLREDRFREVDEALRLSHIQWTRRGPPNKRCYEAASLDALPHCVSSCLELLRSEAFFLLLSNFTGLRLHFLCPADDDDDDDDDDEDEEEEKKEEKDDDEEDAGDGEATGSATEAQSTDKELSSPLCCGELRRWSHGSYTLLHDAEAARAEFALDLLLPFGCADWQSEFGGFTCYVANEEDEELLTMSPEDNSLALVYRDKETLKFVKHVNHRSLSCRYFHDFSFVYFE
- the tradd gene encoding tumor necrosis factor receptor type 1-associated DEATH domain protein; the encoded protein is MADKTVDGAWWTGCAVLFLQSRCPDVNLLSLFKDREGKFIVFKVIKLTLTDSAGGLGGYEILKVHDADPFLGVEVKFVDVAACRQFLESYSSGAVRQSVSQHACRLLALTQELTVETQLKASTHILDLHLDKLELCLQHIHLSQPERLRDEEIDHLEQQLQRQALGPAPQCTIITQEETPVPTNSFKFQNKVFEDRMLTAADVQNFSNGAGRHWKHVGRALAKSCRALKGLAIDNLAYEYEREGLYEQAYQLLNRFIQAEGRAAKLSRLVKALDDCRLTSLAEHVLDMEPRE